A stretch of the Hippocampus zosterae strain Florida chromosome 16, ASM2543408v3, whole genome shotgun sequence genome encodes the following:
- the LOC127588297 gene encoding connector enhancer of kinase suppressor of ras 2-like isoform X3 → MALVMEPVSKWSSNQVVDWMKGLDDCLQQYIKTFEREKVGGDQLLRITHQELEDLGVSRIGHQELILEAVDLLCALNYGLETENLKTLSHKLNASAKNLQNFIAGRRRSGHYDGRATRKLPNDFLTSVVDLIAAAKSLLAWLDRCSFFSRSPFASVADYGVTRNSVIQLCLELTTIVQQDCSVYETENKILHVCKTLSDVCDHIISLSSDPMVSQAAHLEVVQLANIKSTEGLGMYIKSTYDGLHVITGTTEGSPADRCKKIHAGDEVIQVNHQTVVGWQLKNLVNLLRGDPAGVTLTLKKRPQSTLTSTPALLKNMRWKPLALQSPGSSVATPSSTLSTPSRRGSCALQDLYIPPPPAEPYTPRDDKSSLQRSDSQSDLVHHGKRSDSPNSYLDQECRRQFPLVEDDSILYCYEYDQNQEVSSVRRGSTPTYSRLRPISMPLEYNWAGDEDENLAKLKRESRRENSLLRFASEDKSSGGDFLLGRSLSHSRRKMERGSSPTHYTLIPALQMEVSLSTSSSDSASLYHVFERSSRLQRSKKKSKVGSPMASISKRRISCRDLGQGDCEGWLWKKKDAKTYFSQKWKKYWFILKDTCLYWYMNEEDEKAEGFVNLPEFKIDRATECRRKFAFKACHPKIKTFYFAAENVDDMSRWLSRLSMAVAGYCEQDKIQDQDYWSESDHEDMDMSSMNKQDSPPPPYDTYPRASSVSPYLEPKRGHFSSSDTFQSRSSHEDYHSEPQEGGSSNNGGISPGQKTSNQRNSWQDQMESNARMHFLQAYPIEEPLLSDDREQMAMEYRRQSTLPAQRSLLQEQYRALPLPIRSSIDSEAGGKPRSFTLPRDSGLHAILAANSGASDERTPRHYQLERPREIGRGRDLRLQSDSVGDLYRALEHTSLSTSADHRSTSRLEYKRSFVRRANDPVLNDKLHRLRILHSSLNVLNVPLQDTNRSLGFLG, encoded by the exons ATGGCTCTGGTCATGGAGCCCGTCAGCAAGTGGAGCTCCAATCAAGTGGTGGACTGGATGAAAG GACTGGACGACTGCCTGCAGCAGTACATCAAGACGTTCGAGAGGGAGAAAGTCGGGGGGGACCAGCTGCTCCGTATCACCCACCAAGAACTGGAGGACTTGGGAGTGTCCAGGATCGGCCATCAGGAGCTCATACTGGAGGCGGTGGACTTGCTATGCGCGCTT AATTACGGACTGGAGACGGAGAATCTCAAGACCCTCTCTCATAAGCTCAACGCTTCAGCCAAGAACTTGCAGAACTTTATCGCCGGGAGACGGCGCAGCGGCCACTATGACGGCCGAGCCACTCGTAAGCTACCCAATGACTTCCTCACCTCCGTGGTGGACCTCATCGCCGCTGCCAAAAGCCTTCTGGCGTGGCTGGACAG GTGCTCCTTCTTCTCCAGGTCGCCGTTCGCCTCGGTGGCTGATTACGGCGTCACCAGGAACAGCGTGATCCAGCTCTGTCTGGAGCTCACCACAATTGTACAGCAG GATTGCTCTGTTTATGAAACGGAGAACAAAATCCTTCATGTG TGTAAAACTCTCTCTGACGTGTGCGACCACATTATCTCTCTGTCCTCGGATCCCATGGTGTCGCAGGCTGCGCATCTGGAGGTGGTGCAGCTGGCCAACATCAAATCCACCGAGGGATTG gGCATGTATATCAAGTCAACATATGACGGTTTGCATGTCATCACCGGGACGACGGAAGGA TCTCCGGCTGACCGCTGTAAGAAAATTCACGCCGGAGATGAAGTCATTCAGGTCAATCACCAGACAGTG GTGGGCTGGCAACTGAAAAACCTGGTCAACCTTCTGCGTGGGGACCCAGCGGGTGTGACCCTGACGTTGAAGAAACGGCCACAGAGCACGCTGACCTCCACTCCTGCGCTGCTCAAGAACATGCGGTGGAAACCTTTGGCTCTGCAA AGCCCCGGCAGCAGTGTTGCCACACCTAGCAGCACTTTAAGCACTCcatcaaggaggggaagctgtGCCCTGCAGGACCTCTACATCCCGCCTCCTCCAGCGGAACCCTACACCCCCAG AGATGACAAAAGCAGCCTTCAGCGCTCCGACTCTCAGTCCGACCTCGTCCATCACGGCAAGCGCTCCGACTCCCCAAATTCCTACCTGGACCAGGAGTGTCGGCGTCAATTCCCTCTGGTGGAGGATGACTCCATACTGTACTGTTACGAGTACGACCAGAACCAAGAAGTGTCGTCTGTCCGCAGGGGGAGCACGCCCACCTACA GCAGGCTCAGGCCCATCTCCATGCCACTGGAATACAACTGGGCGGGAGACGAGGACGAGAACCTGGCCAAGCTAAAGAGAGAGAGCAGGCGAG AAAATTCCCTCCTGCGTTTCGCCAGTGAAGACAAAAGCTCCGGGGGAGATTTCCTGCTGGGCCGCAGCCTGAGTCACAGTCGACGAAAGATGGAGAGGGGAAGCAGCCCCACTCACTACACGCTCATCCCGGCCCTCCAGATGGAAGTTTCCCTGTCTACATCCAGCTCCGACTCTGCCTCCCTCTACCAC GTGTTTGAGCGATCGTCGCGCCTGCAGAGGTCAAAGAAGAAGAGTAAAG TCGGAAGCCCCATGGCCTCCATCAGCAAACGACGGATCTCCTGCAGGGACTTGGGTCAGGGCGACTGTGAAGGCTGGTTGTGGAAGAAGAAAGATGCCAAAACGTATTTTTCTCAAAAGTGGAAGAAATACTGGTTCATTCTGAAAGACACGTGTCTGTATTGGTACATGAATGAGGAG GATGAGAAGGCAGAAGGCTTTGTCAATCTTCCAGAGTTTAAGATCGATCGTGCTACAGAATGCAGGAGAAAGTT TGCTTTCAAAGCTTGTCATCCCAAGATAAAGACATTCTACTTTGCGGCAGAAAATGTAGACGACATGTCCCG GTGGCTGAGTCGTCTAAGCATGGCTGTGGCGGGCTACTGCGAGCAAGACAAGATTCAGGATCAAG ATTACTGGAGCGAGAGCGACCATGAGGACATGGACATGTCTTCCATGAACAAACAGGACAGTCCACCGCCACCTTATGACACATATCCAAGAGCATCATCA GTGAGCCCCTACCTGGAACCCAAACGCGGTCATTTCTCCTCATCTGACACATTCCAGTCACGTTCCTCTCATGAGGATTACCACTCAGAGCCCCAGGAAGGCGGCAGCAGCAACAATGGTGGTATATCCCCTGGACAGAAGACAAGCAACCAGCGAAACTCCTGGCAGGACCAGATGGAGAGCAACGCCAGAATGCATTTCCTCCAGGCGTATCCCATCGAAGAGCCTCTGCTATCTGATGACAGGGAACAAATGGCGATGGAGTATCGCAGGCAGTCTACGCTGCCTGCACAGCGCAGCCTGCTGCAGGAACAATACCGAGCATTGCCCCTGCCCATCAGGTCCAGTATCGATTCGGAGGCGGGAGGGAAACCTCGCAGCTTCACGCTACCCCGAGACAGTGGTCTCCACGCCATCTTGGCAGCCAACTCCGGCGCGTCAGATGAGAGAACACCTCGACATTACCAGCTGGAGCGGCCCAGAGAAATAG GTCGTGGACGAGACTTGCGGCTGCAGTCGGACTCGGTGGGGGATTTGTACCGAGCTCTGGAGCACACCAGTCTGTCCACCTCAGCTGACCACCGGTCAACCAGTCGCCTGGAGTACAAACGCTCCTTTGTACGCAGGGCGAATGACCCCGTGCTCAACGACAAGCTACACCGCCTCCGCATCCTCCACAGTTCTCTCAATGTACTG aaTGTCCCTCTTCAAGACACAAACCGCTCGTTGGGCTTTTTAGGCTGA
- the LOC127588297 gene encoding connector enhancer of kinase suppressor of ras 2-like isoform X1, which yields MALVMEPVSKWSSNQVVDWMKGLDDCLQQYIKTFEREKVGGDQLLRITHQELEDLGVSRIGHQELILEAVDLLCALNYGLETENLKTLSHKLNASAKNLQNFIAGRRRSGHYDGRATRKLPNDFLTSVVDLIAAAKSLLAWLDRCSFFSRSPFASVADYGVTRNSVIQLCLELTTIVQQDCSVYETENKILHVCKTLSDVCDHIISLSSDPMVSQAAHLEVVQLANIKSTEGLGMYIKSTYDGLHVITGTTEGSPADRCKKIHAGDEVIQVNHQTVVGWQLKNLVNLLRGDPAGVTLTLKKRPQSTLTSTPALLKNMRWKPLALQPLFPQSPGSSVATPSSTLSTPSRRGSCALQDLYIPPPPAEPYTPRDDKSSLQRSDSQSDLVHHGKRSDSPNSYLDQECRRQFPLVEDDSILYCYEYDQNQEVSSVRRGSTPTYSRLRPISMPLEYNWAGDEDENLAKLKRESRRENSLLRFASEDKSSGGDFLLGRSLSHSRRKMERGSSPTHYTLIPALQMEVSLSTSSSDSASLYHVFERSSRLQRSKKKSKVGSPMASISKRRISCRDLGQGDCEGWLWKKKDAKTYFSQKWKKYWFILKDTCLYWYMNEEDEKAEGFVNLPEFKIDRATECRRKFAFKACHPKIKTFYFAAENVDDMSRWLSRLSMAVAGYCEQDKIQDQDYWSESDHEDMDMSSMNKQDSPPPPYDTYPRASSVSPYLEPKRGHFSSSDTFQSRSSHEDYHSEPQEGGSSNNGGISPGQKTSNQRNSWQDQMESNARMHFLQAYPIEEPLLSDDREQMAMEYRRQSTLPAQRSLLQEQYRALPLPIRSSIDSEAGGKPRSFTLPRDSGLHAILAANSGASDERTPRHYQLERPREIGRGRDLRLQSDSVGDLYRALEHTSLSTSADHRSTSRLEYKRSFVRRANDPVLNDKLHRLRILHSSLNVLNVPLQDTNRSLGFLG from the exons ATGGCTCTGGTCATGGAGCCCGTCAGCAAGTGGAGCTCCAATCAAGTGGTGGACTGGATGAAAG GACTGGACGACTGCCTGCAGCAGTACATCAAGACGTTCGAGAGGGAGAAAGTCGGGGGGGACCAGCTGCTCCGTATCACCCACCAAGAACTGGAGGACTTGGGAGTGTCCAGGATCGGCCATCAGGAGCTCATACTGGAGGCGGTGGACTTGCTATGCGCGCTT AATTACGGACTGGAGACGGAGAATCTCAAGACCCTCTCTCATAAGCTCAACGCTTCAGCCAAGAACTTGCAGAACTTTATCGCCGGGAGACGGCGCAGCGGCCACTATGACGGCCGAGCCACTCGTAAGCTACCCAATGACTTCCTCACCTCCGTGGTGGACCTCATCGCCGCTGCCAAAAGCCTTCTGGCGTGGCTGGACAG GTGCTCCTTCTTCTCCAGGTCGCCGTTCGCCTCGGTGGCTGATTACGGCGTCACCAGGAACAGCGTGATCCAGCTCTGTCTGGAGCTCACCACAATTGTACAGCAG GATTGCTCTGTTTATGAAACGGAGAACAAAATCCTTCATGTG TGTAAAACTCTCTCTGACGTGTGCGACCACATTATCTCTCTGTCCTCGGATCCCATGGTGTCGCAGGCTGCGCATCTGGAGGTGGTGCAGCTGGCCAACATCAAATCCACCGAGGGATTG gGCATGTATATCAAGTCAACATATGACGGTTTGCATGTCATCACCGGGACGACGGAAGGA TCTCCGGCTGACCGCTGTAAGAAAATTCACGCCGGAGATGAAGTCATTCAGGTCAATCACCAGACAGTG GTGGGCTGGCAACTGAAAAACCTGGTCAACCTTCTGCGTGGGGACCCAGCGGGTGTGACCCTGACGTTGAAGAAACGGCCACAGAGCACGCTGACCTCCACTCCTGCGCTGCTCAAGAACATGCGGTGGAAACCTTTGGCTCTGCAA CCGCTGTTCCCTCAGAGCCCCGGCAGCAGTGTTGCCACACCTAGCAGCACTTTAAGCACTCcatcaaggaggggaagctgtGCCCTGCAGGACCTCTACATCCCGCCTCCTCCAGCGGAACCCTACACCCCCAG AGATGACAAAAGCAGCCTTCAGCGCTCCGACTCTCAGTCCGACCTCGTCCATCACGGCAAGCGCTCCGACTCCCCAAATTCCTACCTGGACCAGGAGTGTCGGCGTCAATTCCCTCTGGTGGAGGATGACTCCATACTGTACTGTTACGAGTACGACCAGAACCAAGAAGTGTCGTCTGTCCGCAGGGGGAGCACGCCCACCTACA GCAGGCTCAGGCCCATCTCCATGCCACTGGAATACAACTGGGCGGGAGACGAGGACGAGAACCTGGCCAAGCTAAAGAGAGAGAGCAGGCGAG AAAATTCCCTCCTGCGTTTCGCCAGTGAAGACAAAAGCTCCGGGGGAGATTTCCTGCTGGGCCGCAGCCTGAGTCACAGTCGACGAAAGATGGAGAGGGGAAGCAGCCCCACTCACTACACGCTCATCCCGGCCCTCCAGATGGAAGTTTCCCTGTCTACATCCAGCTCCGACTCTGCCTCCCTCTACCAC GTGTTTGAGCGATCGTCGCGCCTGCAGAGGTCAAAGAAGAAGAGTAAAG TCGGAAGCCCCATGGCCTCCATCAGCAAACGACGGATCTCCTGCAGGGACTTGGGTCAGGGCGACTGTGAAGGCTGGTTGTGGAAGAAGAAAGATGCCAAAACGTATTTTTCTCAAAAGTGGAAGAAATACTGGTTCATTCTGAAAGACACGTGTCTGTATTGGTACATGAATGAGGAG GATGAGAAGGCAGAAGGCTTTGTCAATCTTCCAGAGTTTAAGATCGATCGTGCTACAGAATGCAGGAGAAAGTT TGCTTTCAAAGCTTGTCATCCCAAGATAAAGACATTCTACTTTGCGGCAGAAAATGTAGACGACATGTCCCG GTGGCTGAGTCGTCTAAGCATGGCTGTGGCGGGCTACTGCGAGCAAGACAAGATTCAGGATCAAG ATTACTGGAGCGAGAGCGACCATGAGGACATGGACATGTCTTCCATGAACAAACAGGACAGTCCACCGCCACCTTATGACACATATCCAAGAGCATCATCA GTGAGCCCCTACCTGGAACCCAAACGCGGTCATTTCTCCTCATCTGACACATTCCAGTCACGTTCCTCTCATGAGGATTACCACTCAGAGCCCCAGGAAGGCGGCAGCAGCAACAATGGTGGTATATCCCCTGGACAGAAGACAAGCAACCAGCGAAACTCCTGGCAGGACCAGATGGAGAGCAACGCCAGAATGCATTTCCTCCAGGCGTATCCCATCGAAGAGCCTCTGCTATCTGATGACAGGGAACAAATGGCGATGGAGTATCGCAGGCAGTCTACGCTGCCTGCACAGCGCAGCCTGCTGCAGGAACAATACCGAGCATTGCCCCTGCCCATCAGGTCCAGTATCGATTCGGAGGCGGGAGGGAAACCTCGCAGCTTCACGCTACCCCGAGACAGTGGTCTCCACGCCATCTTGGCAGCCAACTCCGGCGCGTCAGATGAGAGAACACCTCGACATTACCAGCTGGAGCGGCCCAGAGAAATAG GTCGTGGACGAGACTTGCGGCTGCAGTCGGACTCGGTGGGGGATTTGTACCGAGCTCTGGAGCACACCAGTCTGTCCACCTCAGCTGACCACCGGTCAACCAGTCGCCTGGAGTACAAACGCTCCTTTGTACGCAGGGCGAATGACCCCGTGCTCAACGACAAGCTACACCGCCTCCGCATCCTCCACAGTTCTCTCAATGTACTG aaTGTCCCTCTTCAAGACACAAACCGCTCGTTGGGCTTTTTAGGCTGA
- the LOC127588297 gene encoding connector enhancer of kinase suppressor of ras 2-like isoform X4, whose protein sequence is MALVMEPVSKWSSNQVVDWMKGLDDCLQQYIKTFEREKVGGDQLLRITHQELEDLGVSRIGHQELILEAVDLLCALNYGLETENLKTLSHKLNASAKNLQNFIAGRRRSGHYDGRATRKLPNDFLTSVVDLIAAAKSLLAWLDRSPFASVADYGVTRNSVIQLCLELTTIVQQDCSVYETENKILHVCKTLSDVCDHIISLSSDPMVSQAAHLEVVQLANIKSTEGLGMYIKSTYDGLHVITGTTEGSPADRCKKIHAGDEVIQVNHQTVVGWQLKNLVNLLRGDPAGVTLTLKKRPQSTLTSTPALLKNMRWKPLALQPLFPQSPGSSVATPSSTLSTPSRRGSCALQDLYIPPPPAEPYTPRDDKSSLQRSDSQSDLVHHGKRSDSPNSYLDQECRRQFPLVEDDSILYCYEYDQNQEVSSVRRGSTPTYSRLRPISMPLEYNWAGDEDENLAKLKRESRRENSLLRFASEDKSSGGDFLLGRSLSHSRRKMERGSSPTHYTLIPALQMEVSLSTSSSDSASLYHVFERSSRLQRSKKKSKVGSPMASISKRRISCRDLGQGDCEGWLWKKKDAKTYFSQKWKKYWFILKDTCLYWYMNEEDEKAEGFVNLPEFKIDRATECRRKFAFKACHPKIKTFYFAAENVDDMSRWLSRLSMAVAGYCEQDKIQDQDYWSESDHEDMDMSSMNKQDSPPPPYDTYPRASSVSPYLEPKRGHFSSSDTFQSRSSHEDYHSEPQEGGSSNNGGISPGQKTSNQRNSWQDQMESNARMHFLQAYPIEEPLLSDDREQMAMEYRRQSTLPAQRSLLQEQYRALPLPIRSSIDSEAGGKPRSFTLPRDSGLHAILAANSGASDERTPRHYQLERPREIGRGRDLRLQSDSVGDLYRALEHTSLSTSADHRSTSRLEYKRSFVRRANDPVLNDKLHRLRILHSSLNVLNVPLQDTNRSLGFLG, encoded by the exons ATGGCTCTGGTCATGGAGCCCGTCAGCAAGTGGAGCTCCAATCAAGTGGTGGACTGGATGAAAG GACTGGACGACTGCCTGCAGCAGTACATCAAGACGTTCGAGAGGGAGAAAGTCGGGGGGGACCAGCTGCTCCGTATCACCCACCAAGAACTGGAGGACTTGGGAGTGTCCAGGATCGGCCATCAGGAGCTCATACTGGAGGCGGTGGACTTGCTATGCGCGCTT AATTACGGACTGGAGACGGAGAATCTCAAGACCCTCTCTCATAAGCTCAACGCTTCAGCCAAGAACTTGCAGAACTTTATCGCCGGGAGACGGCGCAGCGGCCACTATGACGGCCGAGCCACTCGTAAGCTACCCAATGACTTCCTCACCTCCGTGGTGGACCTCATCGCCGCTGCCAAAAGCCTTCTGGCGTGGCTGGACAG GTCGCCGTTCGCCTCGGTGGCTGATTACGGCGTCACCAGGAACAGCGTGATCCAGCTCTGTCTGGAGCTCACCACAATTGTACAGCAG GATTGCTCTGTTTATGAAACGGAGAACAAAATCCTTCATGTG TGTAAAACTCTCTCTGACGTGTGCGACCACATTATCTCTCTGTCCTCGGATCCCATGGTGTCGCAGGCTGCGCATCTGGAGGTGGTGCAGCTGGCCAACATCAAATCCACCGAGGGATTG gGCATGTATATCAAGTCAACATATGACGGTTTGCATGTCATCACCGGGACGACGGAAGGA TCTCCGGCTGACCGCTGTAAGAAAATTCACGCCGGAGATGAAGTCATTCAGGTCAATCACCAGACAGTG GTGGGCTGGCAACTGAAAAACCTGGTCAACCTTCTGCGTGGGGACCCAGCGGGTGTGACCCTGACGTTGAAGAAACGGCCACAGAGCACGCTGACCTCCACTCCTGCGCTGCTCAAGAACATGCGGTGGAAACCTTTGGCTCTGCAA CCGCTGTTCCCTCAGAGCCCCGGCAGCAGTGTTGCCACACCTAGCAGCACTTTAAGCACTCcatcaaggaggggaagctgtGCCCTGCAGGACCTCTACATCCCGCCTCCTCCAGCGGAACCCTACACCCCCAG AGATGACAAAAGCAGCCTTCAGCGCTCCGACTCTCAGTCCGACCTCGTCCATCACGGCAAGCGCTCCGACTCCCCAAATTCCTACCTGGACCAGGAGTGTCGGCGTCAATTCCCTCTGGTGGAGGATGACTCCATACTGTACTGTTACGAGTACGACCAGAACCAAGAAGTGTCGTCTGTCCGCAGGGGGAGCACGCCCACCTACA GCAGGCTCAGGCCCATCTCCATGCCACTGGAATACAACTGGGCGGGAGACGAGGACGAGAACCTGGCCAAGCTAAAGAGAGAGAGCAGGCGAG AAAATTCCCTCCTGCGTTTCGCCAGTGAAGACAAAAGCTCCGGGGGAGATTTCCTGCTGGGCCGCAGCCTGAGTCACAGTCGACGAAAGATGGAGAGGGGAAGCAGCCCCACTCACTACACGCTCATCCCGGCCCTCCAGATGGAAGTTTCCCTGTCTACATCCAGCTCCGACTCTGCCTCCCTCTACCAC GTGTTTGAGCGATCGTCGCGCCTGCAGAGGTCAAAGAAGAAGAGTAAAG TCGGAAGCCCCATGGCCTCCATCAGCAAACGACGGATCTCCTGCAGGGACTTGGGTCAGGGCGACTGTGAAGGCTGGTTGTGGAAGAAGAAAGATGCCAAAACGTATTTTTCTCAAAAGTGGAAGAAATACTGGTTCATTCTGAAAGACACGTGTCTGTATTGGTACATGAATGAGGAG GATGAGAAGGCAGAAGGCTTTGTCAATCTTCCAGAGTTTAAGATCGATCGTGCTACAGAATGCAGGAGAAAGTT TGCTTTCAAAGCTTGTCATCCCAAGATAAAGACATTCTACTTTGCGGCAGAAAATGTAGACGACATGTCCCG GTGGCTGAGTCGTCTAAGCATGGCTGTGGCGGGCTACTGCGAGCAAGACAAGATTCAGGATCAAG ATTACTGGAGCGAGAGCGACCATGAGGACATGGACATGTCTTCCATGAACAAACAGGACAGTCCACCGCCACCTTATGACACATATCCAAGAGCATCATCA GTGAGCCCCTACCTGGAACCCAAACGCGGTCATTTCTCCTCATCTGACACATTCCAGTCACGTTCCTCTCATGAGGATTACCACTCAGAGCCCCAGGAAGGCGGCAGCAGCAACAATGGTGGTATATCCCCTGGACAGAAGACAAGCAACCAGCGAAACTCCTGGCAGGACCAGATGGAGAGCAACGCCAGAATGCATTTCCTCCAGGCGTATCCCATCGAAGAGCCTCTGCTATCTGATGACAGGGAACAAATGGCGATGGAGTATCGCAGGCAGTCTACGCTGCCTGCACAGCGCAGCCTGCTGCAGGAACAATACCGAGCATTGCCCCTGCCCATCAGGTCCAGTATCGATTCGGAGGCGGGAGGGAAACCTCGCAGCTTCACGCTACCCCGAGACAGTGGTCTCCACGCCATCTTGGCAGCCAACTCCGGCGCGTCAGATGAGAGAACACCTCGACATTACCAGCTGGAGCGGCCCAGAGAAATAG GTCGTGGACGAGACTTGCGGCTGCAGTCGGACTCGGTGGGGGATTTGTACCGAGCTCTGGAGCACACCAGTCTGTCCACCTCAGCTGACCACCGGTCAACCAGTCGCCTGGAGTACAAACGCTCCTTTGTACGCAGGGCGAATGACCCCGTGCTCAACGACAAGCTACACCGCCTCCGCATCCTCCACAGTTCTCTCAATGTACTG aaTGTCCCTCTTCAAGACACAAACCGCTCGTTGGGCTTTTTAGGCTGA